One window of the Synechococcus sp. CC9311 genome contains the following:
- a CDS encoding aspartate-semialdehyde dehydrogenase translates to MISAAPFPNRPLTVAVLGASGAVGQELLQLLEERNFPVAELRLLASARSAGSRCSWKGQELIVQETTATAFQGVDLVLASAGGSVSKAWREAIVASGAVMVDNSSAFRMEDGVPLVVPEVNPDAAHQHQGVIANPNCTTILLSLALAPLALRRPLRRVVVSTYQSASGAGARAMDELRQLSQVVLDGGTPTSEVLPHSLAFNLFLHNSPLQANGYCEEELKMVNETRKIMGLPDLRFTATCVRVPVLRAHSEAVNVEFHEPFSVEEARSLLAAAAGVELLDDSAHNRFPMPTDVTGRDPVMVGRIRQDISEPNALEFWLCGDQIRKGAALNAIQIAELLLPSV, encoded by the coding sequence TTTTCCTGTTGCTGAACTGCGCCTTTTGGCATCCGCCCGGTCTGCTGGGAGTCGCTGCTCTTGGAAGGGGCAGGAGCTCATCGTTCAAGAGACCACAGCCACAGCCTTCCAAGGAGTTGACTTGGTGCTTGCCTCGGCCGGTGGATCGGTCTCCAAGGCTTGGCGCGAAGCGATCGTGGCGTCGGGAGCTGTGATGGTTGATAACTCCAGCGCGTTTCGCATGGAAGATGGTGTGCCTCTTGTCGTGCCCGAGGTGAATCCAGATGCAGCGCATCAGCACCAGGGCGTGATTGCTAATCCCAACTGCACCACAATTTTGCTGAGCTTGGCGTTAGCGCCGCTGGCGTTGCGCCGACCATTGCGTCGCGTGGTGGTGAGCACCTACCAATCGGCCAGTGGTGCAGGTGCTCGCGCCATGGACGAGCTTCGCCAGCTCTCCCAGGTGGTGCTGGATGGAGGCACCCCCACCAGTGAGGTATTGCCCCATTCGCTTGCGTTCAATCTTTTTTTGCACAATTCTCCGCTGCAGGCGAATGGCTACTGCGAAGAAGAGCTGAAGATGGTGAATGAAACCCGCAAGATCATGGGACTACCTGATTTGCGTTTTACTGCAACATGTGTGCGGGTCCCTGTGTTGCGCGCTCACTCAGAAGCGGTCAATGTGGAATTCCATGAGCCGTTCTCCGTAGAGGAGGCACGTTCACTTCTGGCTGCAGCTGCCGGTGTTGAGTTACTCGACGATTCCGCCCACAACCGATTCCCAATGCCCACCGATGTAACGGGTCGAGACCCGGTCATGGTGGGGCGGATTCGTCAGGACATCAGTGAGCCAAATGCTCTTGAGTTTTGGCTGTGTGGTGATCAGATTCGCAAAGGTGCTGCTCTGAATGCCATTCAAATTGCCGAACTGCTTCTTCCTTCTGTTTGA